One genomic region from Saprospiraceae bacterium encodes:
- a CDS encoding beta-lactamase family protein has translation MKRIFKYIFTFILLSILWSGIAFYGTLKGWWHKPFTDNKNPKLFTEAVNQQIEKEFVGNFAMAIMKDGAIENELFYSKNKKVDNNTIFQVSSLSKFVSAVGIMKLVELGKLNLDTPVSKYLKRWQLPPSEFDNEQVTVRGLLSHTAGLTDELGYNGFESRDSVQSLEQSLTNAKDADKGTSGIVKVGIEPGSKWKYSGGGFTLLQLLVEEASGQSYNDFMKDRLFKPLNMTISTYILNDTLQNRLCEFYNSDNTKAPHLYYTSLAATSLYSSLSDLEKFFQLFLKGKNGEPIGRGQISPESLKLMRKSHWDIMGERIYGLGCMLYIGIENNEDIFGHDGKSTPPINTAIRINPITGDGIIILETGNPDLATRIASDWVFLETGETDTLLFTMLLGKMTKIILTGILLISVLVIGTEVWRKKRKTAANKV, from the coding sequence ATGAAAAGAATCTTTAAATACATTTTTACATTTATTTTACTATCTATTTTATGGAGTGGTATTGCATTTTACGGCACACTGAAAGGTTGGTGGCACAAGCCTTTTACAGACAATAAGAACCCTAAACTATTTACCGAAGCCGTAAATCAACAAATAGAAAAAGAATTTGTAGGCAACTTTGCTATGGCAATAATGAAAGATGGTGCGATAGAAAATGAACTGTTTTACTCAAAAAATAAAAAAGTTGACAATAACACGATATTTCAAGTATCGTCTCTTTCAAAATTTGTATCTGCAGTAGGAATAATGAAATTGGTTGAATTAGGTAAATTAAATTTAGATACTCCTGTTAGTAAGTACCTCAAAAGATGGCAACTACCACCAAGTGAATTTGATAATGAACAGGTGACAGTAAGGGGGTTATTAAGCCACACTGCCGGTTTAACTGATGAGCTAGGCTACAATGGTTTTGAAAGCAGGGATTCTGTTCAATCACTGGAACAATCGCTTACCAATGCAAAAGACGCTGATAAAGGAACAAGCGGTATAGTAAAAGTAGGGATTGAACCCGGTTCAAAATGGAAGTACTCTGGCGGTGGGTTTACTCTTTTGCAGTTATTGGTTGAGGAAGCAAGTGGTCAATCTTACAATGATTTTATGAAAGACCGATTGTTCAAACCATTAAATATGACTATCAGTACTTATATTTTAAATGACACTTTACAAAATAGACTTTGTGAGTTTTATAATTCCGATAATACTAAAGCTCCACATTTGTATTACACATCTTTGGCTGCGACCTCTTTATATTCTTCATTATCAGATTTAGAGAAATTTTTTCAACTTTTCTTAAAAGGCAAAAACGGTGAACCTATTGGCAGAGGGCAAATAAGTCCTGAATCCTTAAAATTAATGAGAAAATCACATTGGGATATAATGGGTGAAAGAATATATGGTTTGGGCTGTATGCTATATATCGGTATTGAAAACAATGAAGACATTTTTGGACACGATGGGAAAAGTACTCCACCAATTAATACTGCAATAAGAATAAATCCAATTACTGGTGACGGGATAATTATTTTAGAAACAGGTAACCCAGATTTAGCCACAAGAATAGCAAGCGACTGGGTATTTTTGGAAACAGGAGAAACTGACACATTGCTTTTTACTATGTTACTTGGGAAAATGACCAAAATAATATTGACAGGAATACTTTTGATTAGTGT